Part of the Anaeromyxobacter diazotrophicus genome, GGCGCCGGCGCCGCGGCCAGCTCGGCCACCGCGGCGAGGAGCGCGCGCCCGAGCCGCGCGGCGTAGGCGAAGTCGACGTGTGCGAGCACGTCCCCGTAGGCGCGCCCGCCCACCGCCCGCAGGTCCTGGTGCTGGCGATCCCAGTGCTCGTGCGCCTCGACGAGGCGGATGGCCGGGAACCCCTCCTTCGAGAAGGCCAGGTGATCCGAGCCGCGCGCGATGCGGTCGCGCCGCAGCATGAGCCACAGGTCCAGGTTCTCCACGTACCGCTCGCCGACGCGCTTCACGTAGCGCGCCCACTCGCGCGCCGCGCCGTCGTTCTCGCCGCCCAGCGCCTCCCGGAGCTTCCGCTGCGGCTCGGTCTCGGCGGCGGGCACCCCCTCGCTGAAGAGGCGCGCCGAGACGTCGTCGTGCACGCCGTCCTGGCCCGCGCTGCTGCCGATCATGTCGACGGCGGTCATCGCGACCACCCGCACCCCCTCCTGCTTCAGGCGCTGCGCGAGGTGCGTCGAGCCGTTCAGCCCCTGCTCCTCGCCGGCGACCGCCACGAAGTAGACGGCGATGGCCGGCTGCTCGCGCGAGAGCACCCGCGCCAGCTCCAGCATGAGCGCGGTGCCGCTGCCGTCGTCGTCGGCGCCGGGGGCGTCCACCTCCGCGTTCGCGACGTCCGAGCCGCGCGAGTCGTAGTGGCCGGTGAGGACGATGGCCTCCTTCGCGCGGGCCGGGTCGGTGCCGGGCAGCACCGCCCCGACGTTCCAGATCTCGACCGCCCGCGGGATGCGCGGGGCCGGGGGCTGGGTGAAGCGGTCCTCGAACGGCTGGAGCCGCGCCCCGGGCTGCCGCGCCAAGGCCGCGAACTCGCCGGCGAGCCAGCGCCGCGCGGCGCCGATGCCGCGCACCGGCGACTGCGCCTCGGAGAGCGTGTGGCGGGTGCCGAAGGAGACGAGCTTCGCCACCGTGGCCTGCATGCGCGCCGGGTCGACGGCGGCGGCGAGCTGGGTGACGTGGGGATCGACCGAGGTGGCCGACAGCGCGGCCGCGAGCGCGAGCGGGGCGATGGGCGTCATGGGCCGCCATCCTATCGAAAGCGCGGGAGCCGAGGTCGAAGTCGAAGTCACATGTCGCGGTCGCGGTCGAAGTCGCGGTCGAAGTCGCGGTCGAGGTCGCGGTCGAGGTCGCGGTCGCGGTCGCGGTCGCGGTCGCGGTCGGGGTCGGGGTCGGGGTCGGGGTCGGGGTCGGGGTCGGGGTCGGGGTCGGGGTCGCGGTCGGGGTCGCGGTCGGCTTTCGCCCGCCTGCGCGGGGGCCCTCTGCGCTAGAGTCCCCCGCGTGGGATCCCCCGCGCTCGCCCTCGCCTGCGCGCTCGCCGCCGCCTCGCCGGCGCTCGCGCGCGAGGCGCGGGAGCCCGCCCCGGCGCGCCGTTACGCGCTCACCATCAGCGGCGGGGCGAGCCTCGGCGCCTACGAGGCCGGGGCCACCTGGGCCTTCGTCCGTTACCTGCGGCAGCTCGAGGCGCAGGCGCCGGCCGGCGTCGCGCCGCGCCTGGCGGTCGCCACCGGCGCCTCGGCCGGCAGCCTCAACGCGGCCCTGGCGGCGGTGGGCTGGTGCGCCGCGACCGAGGGCTCGACGGTGGACGACAACCCGTTCCGGCGCGCCTGGCGCGGCCTCGACCTCGACGCGCTCCTGCCCGCGGTGCCGACCTCGTACCAGCGGGACGACGCGCTCCTGGCGCGGGCGGCGCTCGGGCCGGCCGAGCGCGAGCTGCGGGAGGCGCTCACCGCGCCCGGCGCGCGGGGGTGCCGCGTCGCGCTCGGCATGACCGCCACCGCGGAGCAGCCGCTCGTGACCTACGTCGCCGGGCTCCCGGCGCGCGACCAGACGGTGGCGCTGCCGCTGCAGATCGTGGCGGAGCCGGGCGGGGCGCCCGAGGTGCGGAGCCAGCGGCTGCCGCACCAGCGCGTCGCCGGCGACCGCGTGCTGCACCTGTCGGGCCGCGCCGCGGCGCCCGGCGGGGAGGTGCAGGTGGAGCCGGAGGTGGTCATCACCGCCATGAAGGCCTCCGGCGCCTTCCCGTTCGCCTTCGGCGCCGTCGCGCTGCCCATGTGCGTCGAGGCCTGCCCGGCGGCGAGCGCGGCGCCCCTCCGGCTGTGCCCGGCGCCGGACGGACCGCCCGTGCCGGGCCGCGCCTGCGCGGGCGCCTACCGCGACGGCGGGGTCTTCGACAACACGCCGCTCCAGCTGGCGGTGGCGCTCTCGGAGGCGCAGCCGGGCGCGGCGCAGGAGCCCACCGCCTACCTCTACGTCGACCCCGACCTGCGGCGGACCCAGACCCGGGAGGCGCGGCGCGAGCTCGCGCCCGCCGCGGGCGCCGCGCGCGAGCTGGCCTTCCTCGCCGGCGCCGCCACCTTCGCCCGCGAGCGGTCGCTGTACGAGGCGCTGCACGGCTCGCGCTGGGGGGAGGCGGCGGGGCCGCAGCCGGAGGGCGCCTCCGCCGCGGCCGGCGGCCAGGCGCCGGCGCGGGCGCTCATCCTGTCCCGCCGCTTCGCGCCGCTCACCGCCAGCCTCTTCCTCAACTTCGGCGCCTTCATCGAGGCCCCCTTCGCCGAGGCCGACTACCTGGTCGGCGTGTACGACGCCGGCTACGGGCTCGCCTCGTTCCGCTGCGGGCAGGGGAGCGTGGCGGCGGGCGCCACCGCCTTCGCGCGCGACGGGGCGGTCGACCTGCGCTGCCTCGGCGCGGAGCTGGAGCGCGCGGGGCGCGCCCTGGAGCTGCCGGGCTCGCCGGTGGCGTGGGCGGTGTATCGGCGGCTCGCCCGCGCCGAGGCGCGCGCGCTGGCGGGCGCGGAGCCGGGGGCGGGCTGGGCCTGGACGGCGGACGGGGCCCCCGGGCCGCTCGCCCCGGCGGCGCAGGTGGTGGAGGCGCTCCTGTCGCAGCCGCGCCGCTGCGACCCGGCCGACGCGGAGCCGTGGTGCTTCGCCGATCCCACCGCCGACCAGTTCGTCGAGGCGCTCCGGGCGCGGGGGTACGCCAGCGACTTCGCCGACAGCCCCGAGCGCTGGGCCGACGAGCGGCTGGTCCGGCTCGCCAACCGCGGCCTGGCGCTGGAGCGAGAGCCGGGGTTCGGCCGGGTGGCCTGGGCCGGGACGCAGCTCCTCGTGCGCAGCGCCTACCGCGGGCCGGGGCTGCACGATCCCTCGACCCTGCCGGCGCTGTCGGAGGTGGGCCTCACCCCGGCGCGCCTCGCCGCCGCGGCGCTCCCGCACCGCCTCTCCGTCTCGGTCACCACCA contains:
- a CDS encoding patatin-like phospholipase family protein, producing the protein MGSPALALACALAAASPALAREAREPAPARRYALTISGGASLGAYEAGATWAFVRYLRQLEAQAPAGVAPRLAVATGASAGSLNAALAAVGWCAATEGSTVDDNPFRRAWRGLDLDALLPAVPTSYQRDDALLARAALGPAERELREALTAPGARGCRVALGMTATAEQPLVTYVAGLPARDQTVALPLQIVAEPGGAPEVRSQRLPHQRVAGDRVLHLSGRAAAPGGEVQVEPEVVITAMKASGAFPFAFGAVALPMCVEACPAASAAPLRLCPAPDGPPVPGRACAGAYRDGGVFDNTPLQLAVALSEAQPGAAQEPTAYLYVDPDLRRTQTREARRELAPAAGAARELAFLAGAATFARERSLYEALHGSRWGEAAGPQPEGASAAAGGQAPARALILSRRFAPLTASLFLNFGAFIEAPFAEADYLVGVYDAGYGLASFRCGQGSVAAGATAFARDGAVDLRCLGAELERAGRALELPGSPVAWAVYRRLARAEARALAGAEPGAGWAWTADGAPGPLAPAAQVVEALLSQPRRCDPADAEPWCFADPTADQFVEALRARGYASDFADSPERWADERLVRLANRGLALEREPGFGRVAWAGTQLLVRSAYRGPGLHDPSTLPALSEVGLTPARLAAAALPHRLSVSVTTTQLAAAWWEPVLDLDARFALELRGDLATDFVHGPMVSLRPGVVVNRTGLLSASLGPAAGRTWPWWPAAASTTRLGVELGVGVARDRLRLVLTSLSGPGERAGAGWDVRLDVSDVAGIVYWLTRM
- a CDS encoding M20/M25/M40 family metallo-hydrolase; this encodes MTPIAPLALAAALSATSVDPHVTQLAAAVDPARMQATVAKLVSFGTRHTLSEAQSPVRGIGAARRWLAGEFAALARQPGARLQPFEDRFTQPPAPRIPRAVEIWNVGAVLPGTDPARAKEAIVLTGHYDSRGSDVANAEVDAPGADDDGSGTALMLELARVLSREQPAIAVYFVAVAGEEQGLNGSTHLAQRLKQEGVRVVAMTAVDMIGSSAGQDGVHDDVSARLFSEGVPAAETEPQRKLREALGGENDGAAREWARYVKRVGERYVENLDLWLMLRRDRIARGSDHLAFSKEGFPAIRLVEAHEHWDRQHQDLRAVGGRAYGDVLAHVDFAYAARLGRALLAAVAELAAAPAPPAEVRLGGAVSPDTHLRLALPADPRAAALVLYRRRADGVTWQRATRYPRQAELVLPDVVPDNFVFAVATVDAEGRESLPVYPGKLE